The following nucleotide sequence is from Egicoccus sp. AB-alg2.
CGATGGCCAAGGAGAAGTTCGAGCGGACCAAGCCGCACATGAACATCGGCACGATCGGTCACGTCGATCATGGCAAGACGACGTTGACGGCGGCGATCACGAATGTGTTGCACAAGCACAATCCGAATGTGCAGTCGATGGCGTTCGATGCGATCGACAAGGCGCCTGAGGAGCGTGAGCGTGGGATCACGATCAACGTGTCGCACGTGGAGTACGAGACGGATGCGCGCCATTATGCGCATGTGGATGCTCCGGGGCACGCGGACTACGTGAAGAACATGATCACGGGTGCGGCGCAGATGGATGGCGCGATCCTGGTGGTGTCGGCGGCGGATGGTCCGATGCCGCAGACGCGTGAGCACGTGTTGTTGGCGCGTCAGGTGGGGGTCCCGAAGCTGATCGTGGCGCTCAACAAGGTCGACATGGTCGATGACGAGGAGCTGCTCGAGCTGGTGGAGATGGAGGTCCGGGAGTTGTTGGACTCCTATGACTTCCCGGGTGATGACACGCCGGTGGTGCGGGTTTCCGCGTTGAAGGCGCTCGAGGGTGATGAGTCGTACGAGGCGTCGATCATGGAGTTGATGGGCGCGGTCGACGAGTACTTCGAGGAGCCGGAGCGGGCGCTGGACAAGCCGTTCATCATGCCGATCGAGGACGTGTTCTCGATCACGGGG
It contains:
- the tuf gene encoding elongation factor Tu → MAKEKFERTKPHMNIGTIGHVDHGKTTLTAAITNVLHKHNPNVQSMAFDAIDKAPEERERGITINVSHVEYETDARHYAHVDAPGHADYVKNMITGAAQMDGAILVVSAADGPMPQTREHVLLARQVGVPKLIVALNKVDMVDDEELLELVEMEVRELLDSYDFPGDDTPVVRVSALKALEGDESYEASIMELMGAVDEYFEEPERALDKPFIMPIEDVFSITGRGTVVTGRIEGGKVNVGDTVEIIGLKDTTSTTVTGVEMFRKLLDEGQAGDNVGVLLRGTKKEDVERGQVLAAPGSITPHTDFEAQVYVLSKEEGGRHTPFFNNYRPQFYFRTTDVTGAVTLP